From Bradyrhizobium erythrophlei:
ATCTGATGGTCTATCGCGACATGACCGACCCCTGGCTGCCGGCGTTCAAGCAGGCGCCCGAGCGGGCGATGGTCGCGATCATGCCGGGTCTCGAGAACATGATGGACGCGTTCAGGGTCAGCGGCCCCGTCAAGATCCGCCCCGCCGATCTCTGCGTCACCGAAGGCCATATTCGGCCCGGGATGGTGCTGGTTGGCGACGCCTTTTCCACCTCCTGCCCGGCCGCGGGAACCGGCACCACCAAGGTCTTCACCGACGTCGAACGGCTGTGCAACGTCTACATTCCGCAGTGGCTCTCGACCGAGGGCATGGGCGCGGAGAAGATTGCAGCGTTCTACGACGATGCGGAGAAAAAGGCGTGCGAGGCGCGATGCCTCGCCAAGGCCTACCATCTGCGCTCGCTGTCAACCGACAATGGCCTGTCATGGCGGGCGCAACGCTGGGCGCGGTTCATCCTGCGTTTGGCGCAAGGCACGCGGCTGGCGATCGGCAGGCAGTTTGCCGGCGGATCAATGCCGCGAAGGCTGGCGGCGAAACAGGCCGCGCATCCCTGAGGCCGCGACCTCGGCGGCCTGCGCCTCAATCCTCATCGTCGGCATCATCATCGTCATCGTCGTCGGTCTGATCGGCCGTTTGATGCGGCTGGTGGCTCTGGTCGTCCCAGAGCTTTCGATACATGCCATTGGCCGCGAGCAGCTTGGCGTGTGAGCCGCGTTCGACCGCCTTGCCGCCCGCTATCACCACGATCTCGTCCATGTCGACCACCGACGTCAGCCGGTGGGTCGAGAAGAGCATGGTGCGGCCCTTGGCGAGCTTCCACAGCGTCTTGTTGATCGCGGCCTCCGTGGTCTGATCGAGCGCGGAGGTCGCCTCATCGAGTAGCAAGACCGACGGGTCGCGCACGATGGCGCGCGCGATCGCGATGCGCTGGCGCTGACCGCCCGATAGCGTGTCGCCGCGTTCACCGACCTGAGTGTCGTATTTCTGCGGCAGGCTCATGATGTAGCGGTGGATCTCGGCCTTGCGCGCGGCCTCGACGACTTCCTCGTCGGTGGCACCCTCCTTGCCGAGCCGGATGTTTTCCCGGATCGACATGTTGAACAGCATGTTTTCCTGGAACACCACCGCCATGCTCCGGCGCAGGGACTCTCGGGTCACCTTGCGGATATCGACGCCGTCGATCGTAACGCGCCCTTCGTCCGGCACATAGAGGCGCAGGATCAGGTTGAGCAGCGTGCTCTTGCCGGAGCCGCTGGGGCCGACGATGGCAATGCTTTTTCCGACCTTGAGCTTGAGGCTGAAATTGTCGAGCACCGGCGTCTGGCTGCCTTCGTATTGGAAGGTGACGCGATCGAAGGTGATGTCGTTGGTGATGCGCGGCAGGTCGGGCGCACCGGCGCGATCGGCGCCGCGGGTCGGCGCATCCAGAAACTCCTGAATGTGGCGTACCGCCGCTGCCGACTGGATCGACACCGGGATGAAATGCATGATATGGCCGATATTGTAGGATACCTCCCAGAACGCGCTCTCGAAGGTGACGAAGGTTCCGATCGTGATCTGGCCCTTGGTGGCGAGATAGGCGCCGATCGCGAGCACCACGAGGTGCAGCAACAGCACGGAGATCGTGACGGTGCGCTCGACCATGGTCGAGAGGAACGCGGCGGACGCGATCTTGCGGCGTGCCTCGTGGTTGCGCATCGTGAACCAGCCCAGCGTCCGGCGCTGCAGCATGAACGCCTTGATCACCGCCTGGGTGGCGACGTTTTCCTGCACCATGCCGAGCAGCGCGGATTCGTTAAGCTTCTGCTCGTAATTCGCCTGCACCGCCTTCGGCGTCAGGATGCGCGGACCGATCAGGGTGATCGGAAACACCAGCAGCGACACCACGGCGAGCTGCCAGTTCAGGAACAGCATCAGGATGATGCCCGCGATCAACTCGAAGAACGGCAGCGCGGCGCTGTTGGCAAAACCCTTGATCGAGCCTTCGAACGCGGCCATGTCGACCGAAAACCGCGACAGGATCTCGCCTCGCTTGGTGCGCGCGTAATAGGCCGCGGGCAGATTTTGCAGATGTTCGAACAGCCGCGTCCGGACGTCCGAAATCAGCGACGCGGCCAGTTTGGCGTCCCAGCGCTCGTACCAGACCGCAACGATCGAGGTGACGATGCCGGCGACCGCCAGAACCGAGAGAATCTTGATCAGTGCCTCGAAGTCTTCCTCGCCGAGCGCGTCGTCGATGAGGAATTTGAGACTGAGCGGCATGAAGACGTTGAACAGGGTCTCGACCAGGACGCCGAAGCTGACGAATGCCAGGATCTTCTTGTAGTTCTTCAGGAAGGGTTTGACGAACGCATAGACCGTCGCCAGCGCGCCGGCGGCCTCCTTCGCGGTGAAGACGACGAGATCTTCATCGTCCTCCTCGTCGTCGTCGAGCCCAAGCTCGTCATCGTCTTCTTCATCATCGTCATCGTCGGGCGGAGGCGTCGGCGCCTTGTCGCGGACGACGGGACTCGCGGCTTGCGCATCCGTCAACAGCTTTTCGTCGGCTTCCGGCGCGAGAGCATCCTCCGCGACGGCCTTGATCCGATCATCCGGCGATGGAGGCTTGCGCGCCATGAAACCAACCGATGCTGCACGGCCGGCATGACCGTAAAATCCGGGAAAGTGGCCGAACGAACCACCGCGCCGATCCTATGCGATTGGCCCGCTTTCAGCAAAGCTGACAGTCGAAAACTTTCCGCAGGAGCCTTGCCGCGCAGGCCGACACCGTTACCGGTGAATCCACCGGCTCAATCGTCGTCGGCTTCGACCTTGTCGAAGAACGAATAGCGCAGGCTGTCCGAGTCGGCATACCACTGGCCGGGCCCCTTGTTGGCGGCAAGCGTCGCCACCCACAATTCGTCGGTGCAGTCGCGGCGGTGCATCGACAGGTCGAAGCCGTTGGAGAAGAACAGCTCCGACCATTCCCACCAGGTGCCGAGCTTTTTGACCCCGCGCAAGAGGTCGTAGCGGTCGATCAGCGCGGGCGCCATGTCCGACGTCACCGATCCGAACACCAGCCCGGTCTTCACAACCCGGTTCAACTCGCGAATCGCCCGCGGGACCTGCTTTTCCGCGACGTGGCACAGGCTGGTCTCGAACACGAAATCGAACTCGCCGTCCTTGAACGGCATGTCGACGATCGATCCAAGCTTGTTGTACTTCTTTAATTCCTTTGGCGCGCTGGCATGGATCGCGCGATTGTTCTCGATGCCCCACGCATCGATGCCGCGCGCGCGCAGCGCCCCCACCAGTTCCCCGCTGGCGGATCCGGCCACCAGCAGCTTGTAACCCCTGGCCCGGTTCCAGACGATCTTGATGAGACTGGTCAGGTAGCCGGGATCGGTGAACTGGCTCCAGACCTCGCTGTAGGGACCAAGGCCCCGGTAATTCTCGAAATAGCGGCGGTCGATCTTGTCGGACGCAGGCTTGGCGCCGTCGCCGTGCGCGTGGCGCAGCCGCATCATCTCGGTGACGATGATGTCGGTGGCGGCGTCGGAGGAATCGAGCAGTCCGTTCAGCGTCGAATCGAACAAATAGTCGCCGACCACGACGAGGCCCGGATGCTGCTTCGGCTCCGGCCGGTGATTGGTCATGACGTCGCGTGCCGGCAAGCCGCCGGGAATCGCGTTCACCGACGACAGCCAGCGATAGGTCTTGCCTTCCATGAAATGCTCGCGGGCGTTGCCGAACGAAGCCGGCAGCGACTTCAGCGCGGCGTCGATCAGTTCCTGATCGCCGAGATTGGCGAAAGCCAGCGCGTCGGAACCGGCGATCAGCCAATTCAGCACGCCGTGTTTGCCGACGTCGTGACGCGCGCCCTCGTTGTAAACGCAGCAGCCGCCAAACGCCTCCGACATGAACCAGGCGCCGGGGATCTTCTCGCCCCAGAACGGCTCATCGAACAGGATCGAGACCCGCAGATAATGCGCGGGTCGGTCGAAATAGGCGACGTGCTTGACCATCGACTTGCGCAGCTGCTCGCCTTCCCACCCCATGGTCGAGAGCCAGGAGTGCGGCAGGCACATCAGCACCAGGTCGAAATCGCGCGTTTCGGGCCCCTTGCCGTTCATCATATTGAGCTGGTAGCGGCCGGCCTCGGTTTTGCCGACCTTGAGCACCCGGTGATTGAGCTGGATATCGGCGTCTACCTCGGAATGCAGGCACTCGATCAGCTGCTCATTGCCGTTCTGGATCGAGTACAGGCCGATATAGCCGTCGACATCCATCACGAAGTTCTTCAGCGCATTCAGACCGTTGGTATTGTGGGTCTCGGTGGCGATATCGGAGCGCGCCATCACCTTGAAGAAGCGCTTGGCGGTCGCGTCGTCCACTTCCCTGTCGAGCAGTTCCTCGGCGGTGATGTAGGCCCAGGGATGCTCGTTGTCGTGGGCGCCGACGCCTTCGTAATATTCGGCCGGCGATACCATCTCGGCGCAACGCTTGCGGAACGCTTCGATCGCGTTCGCGGTCTTGGCGCCGTATTTGCGCCGCATGCCCGGCACGTCGTTCAGGAGTTCGCCGTCGAGCTGGACCTGCTCGGCATCCATCGGAATCGTCTGCAGCCCGAAATGCTGGATCAGTTCGCGCAGCGGATCCGGCCCGGTCATCGAATAATCGTAGATCTCGGCGACGCCGGCCTCGTACATCGCCGGCGCCGAATCGAACTTGCGCGTCAGGATCTTGCCGCCCAGCCGGTCGGACGCCTCGTAAATGGTGACCCGGCAAAGGTCGCCCAGCTTCTTTTTGAGATACCAGGCGCTCATCAGGCCGCCTGGCCCACCGCCCACGATTGCAAGATCCAGCATGTGTCTTCCGTGATCCCCCGCCGCCCCTGTCACGGAGCATCCGGTTTCCTAAGAGTCAGCCACAGCGCGACAAGCTGCTTTTTGTCATTAATCGCGCTGCGAATGATTGATTTAGCGCATTGCCGTGCCGCGAAGCCGCCCCCGCCCGGGTCGAGACCCGAGGACGTGCTGTTGGCGCTTCAAGCCCTTAGCAGAAGCGCTTTTCAGCCTGAAGGAAAGATGAACGAAGCAAGACATCGACGCCACAATAGTCAAAAAAATAGTAAAAAGGCCGGCTTTCGCCGGCCTTTTCCGTAATTCTGCGGCTCGCGGCTTTATTCGGCCGGCGGCAGCGCCAAGGGTTCCACTTCCGGAGCCGCCGGCACGATCGTGGCCTGCTTCTCGCGTTCGTCGAGAATCAGCTTGTCGCGCTTGACGGCGACTTCGCGGATCTTGGCCATCGAGGCGCCGGTGCCTGCCGGGATCAGCCGGCCGACAATGACGTTCTCCTTGAGGCCTTCCAGCGGGTCCACCTTGCCGTTGACGGCGGCTTCGGTGAGCACGCGGGTGGTCTCCTGGAACGAGGCCGCCGAGAAGAACGAGCGGGTCTGCAGGCTCGCCTTGGTAATGCCGAGCAGCACCGGCGTTCCCGTGGCGGGCTTCTTGCCCTCTTCCTTGGCCTTGGCGTTGAGCACGTCGAACTCGATCTTGTCGACCTGTTCGCCCGAGATCATGTCGGTCTCGCCCTGGTCAGTGATCTCCACCTTCTGCAGCATCTGACGGACAATCACCTCGATGTGCTTGTCGTTGATGAGCACGCCCTGCAGGCGGTAGACCTCCTGGATTTCGTTGACCAGATAGGCAGCGAGTTCCTCGATGCCCTTGATCGCCAGGATGTCGTGCGGTGCCGGGTTGCCTTCGACGATGAAGTCGCCCTTTTCGACGATATCGCCGTCCTGCAGATGGATGTGCTTGCCCTTCGGAATGAGGTACTCGCGTGTCTCCTCATTCTTGTCCATCGGCTCGATCGCGATCCGGCGCTTGTTCTTGTAGTCGCGGCCGAACCGGATGGTGCCCGCGATTTCCGCGATGATCGCCGCGTCCTTCGGCTTGCGGGCCTCGAACAGTTCGGCGACCCGCGGCAGACCGCCGGTGATGTCGCGGGTCTTGGCGCTTTCCGTCGAGATACGCGCCAGGATATCGCCCGGCTTGACCTTCGCGCCGACGTCGACCGAAAGGATCGCGTCAACCGAAAGCATGTAGCGGGCCTCGCCGCCGCGCGCGAGCTTGAGGACCTTGCCGTCCTTGCCCTTGATGACGATGGCCGGACGCAGATCCGACCCGCCACGCGTGGTGCGCCAGTCGATGACGACCCGCTTGGCGATACCGGTGGACTCGTCGAGCGTTTCCGAGATCGACTGACCCTCGACCAGATCCTCGAAGCCGATGGTGCCCTCGACCTCGGTGAGAACCGGCCGCGTGTACGGGTCCCACTCGGCGATACGCTGGCCGCGCTTGACCATATCGCCCTCATCGACCCGCATGCGCGCGCCGTACTGAATGCGATGGGTCGCGCGCTCGGTGCCGTCGGCGTCCGCCACCGCGACCACCATGTTACGCACCATGGCAATCAGATGGCCTTCGCTGTTCTTCTGGATCGCCTTGTTCTTGATCGTCACCTTGCCGTCGAAATTCGACTCGATGAACGACTGCTCGTTGATCTGCGCCGCGCCGCCGATGTGGAACGTACGCATCGTCAGCTGGGTGCCGGGTTCGCCGATCGACTGCGCCGCGATGACGCCGACGGCTTCGCCGTGGTTGACCGGCGTGCCGCGGGCAAGATCGCGGCCGTAGCATTTGCCGCAGATGCCGTTGACGAGTTCGCAGGTCAATGCCGAACGGATCTTCACTTCCTGGATGCCGGCTTGCTGGATGGCATCGACATGCGTCTCTTCCATCAGCGTGCCGCGCTTGACCACGATCTTGTTGGTCGCGGGGTCGCGCAGATCCTCGCCGTTGGTACGGCCGAGAATGCGGGACGCCAGCGACGCGACAACCGTGCCGGAATCGATGATGGCGCGCATCTTGATGCCGAGCTTGGTGCCGCAATCATCGGCCGTGATGATGCAGTCCTGCGCCACATCGACCAGACGCCGCGTCAGGTAACCGGAGTTCGCCGTCTTCAACGCGGTATCCGCCAGACCCTTGCGGGCGCCGTGGGTCGAGTTGAAGTATTCGAGCACCGACAGACCTTCCTTGAAGTTGGAAATGATCGGCGTCTCGATGATCTCGCCCGACGGCTTGGCCATCAGGCCGCGCATGCCGGCGAGCTGGCGCATCTGGTCCTGCGAACCGCGGGCGCCGGAGTTCGACATCATGAAGATCGAGTTGATCTGGGCCTCGCCGCCTTTCGGGTTCTTCTTGACGGCGGAGATTTCCGTCATCATGTCTTCGGAGATCTTCTTGGTGCACTTCGACCAGGCGTCCACGACCTTGTTGTACTTCTCGCCGTGGGTGATCAGGCCGTCATTGTACTGCTGCTCGAATTCCTTCGCGAGCGTGCGGGTCTCCTCGACGATCTTCCACTTCGACGCCGGCACCACCATGTCGTCCTTGCCGAACGAAATGCCGGCCTTGAACGCGTTGTAGAAGCCGAGCGCCATGATGCGGTCGCAGAAGATCACGGTCTCCTTCTGACCGCAGTGACGATAGACCTGGTCGATGACGCCCGAGATTTCCTTCTTCGTCATCAGCTTGTTGATGACGTCGAACGGGATCTTCGGCGACTTCGGCAGTACGTTGCCGAGCATCACGCGCCCCGCGGTGGTCTCGATCCAGCGCCGGGCCTGCTTGCCGGTTTCGTCGACGCCTTCCCAGCGATACTTGATCTTGGTGTGGAGGTGGATGACCTTGGAGTGCAGGGCATGCTCGATCTCGGCCATTTCGCCGTAGAGCTTGCCTTCGCCCGGCAGGCCTTCCCGCAGGATCGACAGATAGTACAGACCGAGCACGATATCCTGCGAAGGCACGATGATCGGCTGACCATTGGCCGGATGCAGGATGTTGTTGGTCGACATCATCAGCACGCGCGCTTCCAGCTGCGCTTCCAGCGACAGCGGAACGTGCACGGCCATCTGGTCGCCGTCGAAGTCGGCGTTGAACGCCGCGCAGACCAGGGGATGCAGCTGAATCGCCTTGCCCTCGATCAGAACCGGCTCGAACGCCTGGATGCCCAGGCGATGCAGCGTCGGCGCGCGGTTCAACAGCACGGGATGCTCGCGGATCACCTCGTCGAGAATGTCCCAGACCTCGGGACGCTCTTTTTCGACCAGCTTCTTCGCCTGCTTCACCGTGGTGGACAGACCCTTGGCGTCAAGCCGCGAATAGATGAACGGCTTGAACAGCTCCAGCGCCATCTTCTTCGGCAGGCCGCACTGATGCAGCCGCAGTTCGGGACCGACCACGATCACCGAACGGCCCGAATAGTCGACGCGCTTGCCGAGCAGGTTCTGCCGGAAGCGGCCCTGCTTGCCCTTCAGCATGTCGGCCAGCGACTTCAGCGGCCGCTTGTTGGCGCCGGTGATGACGCGGCCGCGGCGGCCGTTGTCGAACAATGCGTCGACGGCCTCCTGTAGCATGCGCTTTTCGTTGCGGATGATGATGTCGGGCGCGCGCAGCTCCATCAGCCGCTTCAGGCGGTTGTTGCGGTTGATGACGCGGCGGTAGAGATCGTTGAGGTCCGAGGTCGCGAAGCGGCCGCCGTCGAGCGGCACCAGCGGACGCAGGTCCGGCGGAATCACCGGCACCACGGTCAGGATCATCCACTCCGGCTTGTTGCCGGAATAGCGGAACGCCTCGACGATCTTCAGACGCTTGGCGAGCTTCTTGTGCTTGATGTCGGACTCGGTCTCCTGCATCTCGACGCGCAGGCCGCCCTCGAGCTTTTCGAGATCAAGCCCCTTCAACAGCTCGCGGATCGCCTCGGCGCCGATCATGGCGGTGAACGAGTCCTGGCCGTATTCGTCCTGCGCCTTCAGGTACTCGTCTTCCGACAAGAGCTGACGATCCTTGAGCGCGGTGAGACCCGGCTCGAGCACGACGTAATATTCGAAATACAGGATCCGCTCGAGATCCTTCAGCGTCATGTCGAGCAGCAGGCCGATGCGCGACGGCAGCGACTTCAAGAACCAGATATGCGCCACCGGAGCGGCCAGTTCGATATGGCCCATGCGCTCGCGCCGGACGCGGGACAGCGTCACTTCGACCGAGCACTTCTCGCAGATGATGCCCTTGTACTTCATGCGCTTGTACTTGCCGCACAGGCACTCGTAGTCCTTGATCGGCCCGAAGATGCGGGCGCAGAACAGGCCGTCACGCTCCGGCTTGAAGGTGCGGTAGTTGATGGTCTCCGGCTTCTTGATTTCGCCGTAGGACCACGACAGAATCTTCTCCGGAGACGCGATCGAGATCCGGATCTGGTCGAAGACCTGAGCCGGCGTCGTCGGATTGAACAGATTCATAACTTCTTGGTTCATGGTCTTCTCCTCGCGTGCCGATCGTCACCGGCAGCAAATTCGAAATTCTTTTTTCAGCGACGCGCCCCGCTCAACGTCCGAGCGCAACACGAATACCCGGCGCGAAACGCGCCGGGTATGACGCTTGTTGTTATTCGGCGGCCTCGGATGTCGGCGTGACACCGAGCTTCGAGTTGTGCAGGTCCACGTTGAGGCCCAGCGAACGCATTTCCTTGACCAGCACGTTGAACGATTCCGGGATACCCGCTTCGAACGTGTCGTCGCCGCGCACGATCGCCTCGTACACCTTGGTACGGCCGGCGACGTCGTCCGACTTCACGGTCAGCATTTCCTGGAGCGTGTACGCCGCGCCGTAAGCCTCGAGCGCCCACACTTCCATTTCGCCGAAACGCTGTCCGCCGAACTGCGCCTTGCCACCCAGCGGCTGCTGGGTAACGAGCGAGTACGGCCCGATCGAACGTGCGTGGATCTTGTCGTCCACGAGGTGATGCAGCTTGAGCATATAGATGTACCCAACCGTCACCTTGCGGTCGAAGGCGTCGCCGGTCCGGCCGTCGTAGACGGTGGATTGTCCGGAGGCGTCGAGACCGGCAAGCTTCAGCATCTCCTCGATGTCGGCTTCCTTGGCGCCGTCGAACACCGGCGTCGCGATCGGAACACCGTGGCTGAGATTACGGCCGAGTTCCATCAACTCGCTGTCGTTGAGCGATTTGATGGTTTCCTCGTCGCCGTAGATCTTTTTCAGGGTCTCCTTCAGCGGCTTGATGTCCTGCCTCGCATAGTAAGCGTCCACGGTCTGGCCGATGCGCTTGCCGAGGCCCGCGCAGGCCCAGCCGAGATGCGTTTCGAGAATCTGCCCGACGTTCATCCGGCTCGGCACGCCCAGCGGATTGAGCACGATGTCGGCGTGCGTTCCGTCCTCCAGGAACGGCATGTCCTCTATCGGAACGATCTTCGACACCACGCCCTTGTTGCCGTGACGGCCCGCCATCTTGTCGCCGGGCTGGATCTTGCGCTTCACCGCGACGAAGACCTTGACCATCTTCATCACGCCGGGCGGCAATTCGTCGCCACGCTGCAGCTTTTCGACCTTGTCGAGGAAGCGCTGTTCAAGGCCCTTCTTCGATTCGTCGTACTGCTTCCGCATCGCCTCGATTTCGGCCATCAGCTTGTCGTTGGGGGACGCGAACATCCACCATTGCGAACGCGGATGCTCGTCGAGCACCGCGCGCGTGATCTTGGTGTCCTTCTTGAACCCCTTCGGACCTGCGATCCCCTGGCGGTTTTCCAGGAGTTCGGCGAGACGGCTGTAGACGTTGCGGTCCAGAATCGCCTGCTCGTCGTCGCGGTCCTTGGCCAGACGTTCGATCTCTTCCCGCTCGATCGCCAGGGCGCGCTCGTCCTTGTCGACGCCGTGCCGGTTGAAGACGCGGACTTCGACGATGGTGCCCTGCACGCCCGGAGGCACGCGGAGCGAAGTATCGCGGACGTCGGAAGCCTTTTCGCCGAAGATGGCGCGCAGCAGCTTTTCTTCGGGCGTCATCGGGCTTTCGCCCTTCGGCGTGATCTTGCCGACCAGGATGTCGCCGGCGCGGACTTCGGCGCCGATATAGACGATGCCGGCTTCGTCGAGGTTCTTCAGCGCTTCTTCCGAGACGTTCGGAATGTCGCGGGTGATTTCCTCGGGTCCGAGCTTGGTGTCGCGGGCCATCACCTCGAATTCCTCGATGTGGATCGAGGTGAAGACGTCGTCCTTCACGATTCTTTCGGAGAGCAGGATCGAGTCTTCGAAGTTGTAGCCGTTCCACGGCATGAACGCGACTAGCACGTTGCGCCCCAGCGCGAGCTCGCCGAGATCGGTCGAGGGACCGTCGGCGATGATGTCGCCCTTCTTGACGATGTCGCCGACCTTCACCAGCGGACGCTGGTTGATGCAGGTCGACTGGTTGGAACGCTGGTACTTCATCAGCCGGTAGATATCGACGCCCGACTTGGTCGGATCGAGGTCCTCGGTGGCGCGGATGACGACGCGGGTAGCGTCGATCTGGTCGATCACGCCCGAACGGCGGGCCGCAATTGCGGCTCCCGAATCGCGCGCGACCACGCCTTCCATGCCGGTACCGACGAACGGCGCCTCGGCGCGCACCAGCGGCACGGCCTGACGCTGCATGTTCGAGCCCATCAGGGCGCGGTTGGCGTCGTCGTTCTCGAGGAACGGGATCAGGGCCGCGGCGACCGAAACCAGCTGCTTCGGCGACACGTCCATGTAGTCGACCTTGTCCGGCGTGATCATCAGCACGTCGCCGGCATGGCGGCAGACCACGAGGTCGTCGGTGAAGCGGCCCTTGTTGTCGAGCGCGACATTGGCCTGGGCCACGTGATAGCGGCCCTCTTCCATCGCCGAGAGATAGATCACCTCGTCGGTGACGCGGCCGTCCTTGACCTTGCGGTAGGGCGTCTCGACGAAACCATACTTGTTGACGCGCGCAAAAGTCGCGAGCGAATTGATCAGGCCGATGTTCGGGCCTTCCGGCGTCTCGATCGGGCAGATGCGGCCGTAATGCGTCGGATGCACGTCGCGCACCTCGAAGCCGGCGCGCTCACGGGTCAGGCCGCCCGGGCCAAGCGCCGAGAGACGGCGCTTGTGGGTGATCTCCGACAGCGGGTTGGTCTGGTCCATGAACTGCGACAGCTGGGAGGAGCCGAAGAATTCGCGCACCGCGGCGGCCGCCGGCTTGGCGTTGATCAGGTCCTGCGGCATCACGGTGTCGATATCGACACTCGACATGCGCTCCTTGATCGCGCGCTCCATGCGCAACAGGCCGATGCGGTACTGGTTCTCCATCAACTCGCCGACCGAGCGAACGCGGCGGTTGCCGAGGTGATCGATGTCGTCGATCTCGCCCTTGCCGTCGCGCAGGTCGACCAGCGTCTTGATGACGGCCAGGATGTCTTCCTTGCGCAGCGTGCGATGGGTGTCGGGCGCATCGAGTTCGAGGCGCATGTTCATCTTGACGCGACCGACCGCGGACAGGTCGTAGCGCTCGCTATCGAAGAACAGCGACTGGAACATGCTCTGGGCCGAGTCGATGGTCGGCGGCTCGCCGGGACGCATCACGCGATAGATGTCGAACAGCGCGTCCTCGCGCGTCATGTTCTTGTCGGCGTGCAGGGTGTTGCGGATGTAGGCGCCGACGTTGACATGGTCGATGTCGAGCAGCGGCAGTTCCTTGTAGCCGTGCTCGTTCAGCGCCTTCAGCGACTTCTCGGTGATTTCCTCGCCGGCTTCCGCGTAGATCTCGCCGGTCTTGGGATTGACGAGGTCCTCGGCCAGGTAGTTGCCGACCAGTTCCTCATCCGACAGGCGCAGTGCCTTCAGCCCCTTCTCCTGGAGCTGACGGGCGCCGCGGACGGTGAGCTTCTTGCCGGCTTCCAGCACGACCTTGCCGGTGTCGGCGTCGATCAGATCGTTGATGGTCGAATAGCCGCGGAAACGGTTGGCGTCGAACGGCACGCGCCAGCCTTCCTTGGTCCGCTTGTAGAGGATCTTCTTGTAGAACGTGGACAGGATCTGCTCGCCGTCGAGACCGAGCGCGAACATCAGCGAGGTCACGGGAATCTTGCGGCGGCGGTCGATGCGCGCGAACACGATGTCCTTGGCGTCGAATTCGATATCGAGCCAGGAGCCGCGATAGGGAATGACGCGCGCGGCAAACAAAAGCTTGCCCGACGAATGGGTCTTGCCCTTGTCGTGATCGAAGAACACGCCGGGCGAACGGTGCATCTGGGAGACGATGACGCGCTCGGTGCCGTTGACGACGAAGGTGCCGTTCATGGTCATGAGCGGGATATCGCCCATGTAGACGTCCTGCTCCTTGATGTCCTTGACCGATTTGGCGCCGGTTTCCTCGTCGATATCGAACACGATCAGGCGCAGCGTCACCTTCAGCGGCGCAGCATAGGTCATGCCGCGCTGGCGGCACTCGTCGACGTCATATTTCGGCGGCTCGAACTCGTAGCGGACGAATTCCAGCATCGAGGTGCCGGAGAAATCCGAGATCGGGAATACCGAGCGGAACACCGCTTGCAGGCCCTCGTCCAGCCGCCCGCCCAGGGGTTCATCGACCATCAGAAACTGGTCGTAGGACGCCTTCTGAACCTCGATGAGGTTCGGCATCTCTGCGACTTCCTTGATGTGTCCGAAGAACTTGCGAACGCGTTTGCGACCGGTGAATGTCTGCTGCGCCATCGTGGCCTCTCATTTCGTCGCCCGGCGGGGCGAACCT
This genomic window contains:
- the rpoC gene encoding DNA-directed RNA polymerase subunit beta', whose product is MNQEVMNLFNPTTPAQVFDQIRISIASPEKILSWSYGEIKKPETINYRTFKPERDGLFCARIFGPIKDYECLCGKYKRMKYKGIICEKCSVEVTLSRVRRERMGHIELAAPVAHIWFLKSLPSRIGLLLDMTLKDLERILYFEYYVVLEPGLTALKDRQLLSEDEYLKAQDEYGQDSFTAMIGAEAIRELLKGLDLEKLEGGLRVEMQETESDIKHKKLAKRLKIVEAFRYSGNKPEWMILTVVPVIPPDLRPLVPLDGGRFATSDLNDLYRRVINRNNRLKRLMELRAPDIIIRNEKRMLQEAVDALFDNGRRGRVITGANKRPLKSLADMLKGKQGRFRQNLLGKRVDYSGRSVIVVGPELRLHQCGLPKKMALELFKPFIYSRLDAKGLSTTVKQAKKLVEKERPEVWDILDEVIREHPVLLNRAPTLHRLGIQAFEPVLIEGKAIQLHPLVCAAFNADFDGDQMAVHVPLSLEAQLEARVLMMSTNNILHPANGQPIIVPSQDIVLGLYYLSILREGLPGEGKLYGEMAEIEHALHSKVIHLHTKIKYRWEGVDETGKQARRWIETTAGRVMLGNVLPKSPKIPFDVINKLMTKKEISGVIDQVYRHCGQKETVIFCDRIMALGFYNAFKAGISFGKDDMVVPASKWKIVEETRTLAKEFEQQYNDGLITHGEKYNKVVDAWSKCTKKISEDMMTEISAVKKNPKGGEAQINSIFMMSNSGARGSQDQMRQLAGMRGLMAKPSGEIIETPIISNFKEGLSVLEYFNSTHGARKGLADTALKTANSGYLTRRLVDVAQDCIITADDCGTKLGIKMRAIIDSGTVVASLASRILGRTNGEDLRDPATNKIVVKRGTLMEETHVDAIQQAGIQEVKIRSALTCELVNGICGKCYGRDLARGTPVNHGEAVGVIAAQSIGEPGTQLTMRTFHIGGAAQINEQSFIESNFDGKVTIKNKAIQKNSEGHLIAMVRNMVVAVADADGTERATHRIQYGARMRVDEGDMVKRGQRIAEWDPYTRPVLTEVEGTIGFEDLVEGQSISETLDESTGIAKRVVIDWRTTRGGSDLRPAIVIKGKDGKVLKLARGGEARYMLSVDAILSVDVGAKVKPGDILARISTESAKTRDITGGLPRVAELFEARKPKDAAIIAEIAGTIRFGRDYKNKRRIAIEPMDKNEETREYLIPKGKHIHLQDGDIVEKGDFIVEGNPAPHDILAIKGIEELAAYLVNEIQEVYRLQGVLINDKHIEVIVRQMLQKVEITDQGETDMISGEQVDKIEFDVLNAKAKEEGKKPATGTPVLLGITKASLQTRSFFSAASFQETTRVLTEAAVNGKVDPLEGLKENVIVGRLIPAGTGASMAKIREVAVKRDKLILDEREKQATIVPAAPEVEPLALPPAE